One Streptococcus sp. zg-86 DNA window includes the following coding sequences:
- a CDS encoding Cof-type HAD-IIB family hydrolase, whose translation MIKLLALDMDGTLLNSQKQLTQPQIEAIHKAIEMGVKLVLCTGRMLPGVKPYFDQLGLDAENEYVIVNNGCSTHQTSDWKLIDWAELSPDEIRYLATFIPESEMQLTLFDEEHYYVLEDEPNEHSRTDAHLVFVEPTILSMENATNQSRHLFQAMYVGTKEATDAFESNYADLLRKDFDAVRSQDVLLEILPTGTNKASALKKLAEHLGILPEEIMAMGDANNDIEMLEFAGLSIAMGNASELVQSLADDVTDSNDCDGVAKAIYKHILQQ comes from the coding sequence ATGATTAAATTACTAGCTCTTGATATGGATGGGACCTTGTTGAATAGTCAGAAACAACTGACCCAACCACAGATTGAGGCGATTCATAAAGCGATTGAAATGGGGGTTAAGCTCGTACTGTGTACTGGCAGAATGCTCCCAGGGGTCAAGCCTTATTTTGACCAACTAGGACTGGATGCGGAAAATGAATATGTCATTGTCAATAATGGCTGCTCCACTCATCAAACGAGTGACTGGAAACTGATTGACTGGGCGGAACTATCTCCTGATGAAATTCGGTATCTAGCAACCTTTATTCCAGAAAGTGAGATGCAGCTGACCTTATTTGACGAGGAGCATTATTATGTCTTAGAAGATGAACCAAATGAACATTCACGGACAGATGCTCATCTTGTTTTTGTAGAGCCAACGATTTTAAGCATGGAGAACGCAACAAACCAGAGCCGTCATCTTTTCCAAGCCATGTATGTCGGAACAAAAGAGGCCACTGATGCCTTTGAAAGCAACTATGCTGACCTACTCCGTAAAGACTTCGATGCCGTACGCTCACAAGATGTCCTGCTTGAAATTTTGCCAACAGGTACCAATAAGGCTTCTGCTCTCAAAAAATTGGCAGAACACTTGGGAATCTTACCCGAAGAAATTATGGCGATGGGTGATGCCAATAATGACATTGAAATGCTGGAATTTGCTGGTCTAAGTATTGCAATGGGGAATGCTAGCGAGCTTGTCCAATCGTTGGCAGATGATGTCACCGATAGCAATGATTGCGACGGCGTTGCTAAAGCCATTTACAAACATATTTTACAGCAGTAG
- the pepT gene encoding peptidase T yields the protein MKYPTLLERFLVYVKENTRSDETSTTTPSTQNQVEFAQNILLPEMERIGLQNVHYLPNGFAVGTLPANAPTLTRKIGFIAHMDTADFNAEGVNPQIIENYDGNPIALGTSGFELHPKDFPQLNNYHGQTLITTDGTTLLGSDDKSGIAEIMTAIEYLVAHPEIKHCEIRVGFGPDEEIGVGADKFDVEDFDVDFAYTMDGGPLGELQYETFSAAGAKIDFLGRNVHPGSAKDQMINAFQLAIDFHNALPEADRPEKTDGYQGFFHLMDMSGSVDQAQTTYIIRDFEEADFEARKQLMLDIAEKMNQAFDTPRVIVHLHDQYYNMKKIIEKDMTPITIAKEVMENLGITPIIEPVRGGTDGSKISFMGIPTPNIFAGGENMHGRFEFVSLETMEKAVDVILGIVGHQ from the coding sequence ATGAAATACCCTACACTTTTAGAACGATTCCTTGTCTATGTAAAAGAAAATACACGCTCTGACGAGACGTCCACTACCACACCAAGTACCCAAAACCAAGTTGAGTTTGCCCAAAACATTCTGCTTCCTGAAATGGAACGCATCGGACTTCAAAATGTCCACTATCTGCCGAATGGATTTGCCGTAGGAACACTTCCTGCCAATGCCCCTACTTTGACACGTAAGATTGGCTTTATCGCCCATATGGATACGGCAGACTTTAATGCCGAAGGTGTCAATCCGCAGATTATTGAAAACTATGACGGAAATCCGATTGCCCTTGGGACATCTGGTTTTGAATTGCATCCAAAAGATTTTCCGCAATTAAACAACTATCACGGGCAAACCTTGATTACAACAGACGGAACTACCTTGCTTGGTTCTGACGATAAATCAGGAATTGCTGAGATTATGACAGCCATTGAATACTTGGTCGCTCATCCTGAAATCAAACACTGCGAAATCCGTGTTGGATTCGGTCCAGATGAAGAAATCGGTGTGGGAGCAGATAAATTTGATGTGGAAGATTTTGATGTTGATTTTGCCTATACAATGGACGGCGGTCCACTTGGCGAACTCCAATACGAAACTTTTAGCGCTGCTGGTGCTAAGATTGATTTCCTTGGACGAAATGTTCACCCTGGGTCTGCTAAAGATCAAATGATCAATGCCTTCCAACTAGCAATTGACTTCCATAATGCTCTCCCAGAAGCAGATCGCCCAGAAAAAACAGATGGGTATCAAGGGTTCTTCCATTTGATGGACATGTCAGGAAGCGTTGATCAAGCACAAACAACATACATCATTCGTGATTTTGAAGAAGCTGATTTTGAAGCCCGCAAACAGTTGATGCTGGATATTGCTGAGAAGATGAATCAAGCATTCGATACTCCTCGTGTTATCGTTCATTTGCATGACCAATACTATAACATGAAGAAAATCATCGAAAAGGATATGACCCCCATTACCATTGCTAAAGAAGTCATGGAAAATCTTGGCATCACACCAATCATTGAGCCAGTTCGTGGTGGAACTGACGGATCAAAAATTTCCTTCATGGGTATTCCAACACCAAATATCTTTGCAGGTGGTGAGAATATGCATGGCCGCTTTGAATTTGTCAGCCTTGAAACCATGGAAAAAGCTGTCGATGTCATTCTAGGAATTGTGGGACACCAATAA
- a CDS encoding helix-turn-helix domain-containing protein, giving the protein MLLHEKIRFIRTIHQLSQEQFAEEFLVSRQSVSKWENGTAIPDLHILIKIADFADMSLDQLVRDDIDLPIQQDQHHPEPEIEPQRNASFAIQDYLGKVCDVSLNTMWYQVLRNVKIVGIYQNMVCFEKRQRYGYFHLDRCIDILVKKEEEYIPYNQIALGKCKAYTNTNQFWGGNHYLFSQVTAVNERGIELQTGQFTSFIDFQHLVVLLMK; this is encoded by the coding sequence ATGTTACTACATGAAAAAATTCGTTTCATTCGCACCATTCATCAATTATCACAGGAACAATTCGCTGAAGAATTTCTGGTCAGTCGCCAATCAGTTTCCAAGTGGGAAAATGGCACTGCTATTCCTGATCTGCACATTCTCATCAAGATAGCTGATTTTGCCGATATGAGTTTGGACCAACTTGTCCGTGATGACATTGATCTACCAATCCAGCAAGACCAACATCATCCTGAACCAGAGATTGAACCACAGCGGAATGCAAGTTTTGCTATTCAAGACTATCTGGGAAAGGTTTGCGATGTTTCCCTTAATACGATGTGGTACCAAGTTCTGCGAAATGTCAAAATCGTTGGGATCTATCAAAATATGGTCTGCTTTGAAAAACGGCAACGCTACGGCTACTTTCATCTCGATCGCTGTATCGATATTCTGGTCAAAAAAGAAGAGGAGTATATTCCCTACAATCAGATTGCTTTGGGAAAATGTAAAGCCTACACGAATACCAACCAATTCTGGGGTGGAAATCACTATCTCTTCAGCCAAGTAACTGCCGTCAATGAAAGAGGAATTGAACTCCAAACGGGACAATTTACATCCTTTATTGATTTCCAGCATTTAGTAGTTCTCCTAATGAAATAG
- a CDS encoding PadR family transcriptional regulator, translated as MYYPVSSVLIEFLILSIVEKHDSYGYEISQTIKIVADIKESTLYPILKKLEKAAFVTTYSQEFQGRKRKYYKITDQGRKQITFLQTEWTEYKDNIDGIIEGSLRK; from the coding sequence ATGTACTATCCTGTTTCCTCTGTCTTGATTGAATTTCTGATTCTATCGATTGTCGAAAAACATGACTCCTACGGATATGAAATCAGTCAGACCATTAAGATTGTAGCGGATATTAAGGAATCAACCTTATATCCCATTCTGAAAAAACTGGAAAAAGCAGCTTTTGTGACGACCTATTCTCAAGAATTTCAGGGGCGCAAGCGCAAATATTACAAAATTACCGACCAAGGTCGCAAGCAGATTACCTTTTTGCAAACCGAATGGACGGAATACAAGGACAATATAGACGGTATTATAGAAGGGAGCTTACGTAAATGA
- a CDS encoding DUF1700 domain-containing protein — protein sequence MTRNDYITQLQKYLKRLPAEDYQDAMEHFNEYFDEAGLENEAQVIAELGSPKQAAREILNQLYDKKTEMGTATAKNTILIVILSILAAPLAFPLALTLLALFLTAIILVFSFLLVLASIWISAIALGIGFIFTAFQVLSIAWSSSLLFIGLGLAAITLGLLGTQMTIILGKKTVLALIHLMQEKVIRRNRYEII from the coding sequence ATGACACGCAACGACTATATCACTCAATTACAGAAATATCTTAAACGCTTGCCAGCAGAGGATTATCAAGATGCCATGGAACATTTTAATGAATACTTTGACGAAGCTGGATTAGAAAACGAGGCACAGGTCATTGCTGAGCTAGGTAGTCCTAAGCAGGCTGCACGCGAAATCCTTAACCAACTCTATGATAAAAAGACTGAGATGGGTACTGCTACGGCTAAAAATACCATTCTCATTGTAATACTCAGTATCCTAGCAGCTCCTTTAGCCTTTCCTTTAGCTCTGACCCTCTTGGCCTTATTTTTGACCGCTATTATCCTGGTTTTCAGTTTCTTGTTGGTCCTTGCTTCTATATGGATTAGTGCTATTGCTTTAGGCATCGGATTTATCTTTACAGCTTTTCAGGTTCTTTCAATCGCCTGGAGTAGCTCACTCCTCTTTATTGGACTTGGACTAGCCGCTATTACTCTAGGGCTTCTTGGTACACAGATGACAATTATTCTTGGAAAAAAGACTGTCCTTGCTCTTATTCACTTGATGCAAGAAAAAGTTATTAGGAGAAACCGCTATGAAATCATTTAA
- a CDS encoding DUF4097 family beta strand repeat-containing protein: protein MKSFNRFTKTCLTLLFVGLSLAGAGFLLGGWKNLKQEVALNRKLETIDFDKVESLDIQTSIIIAPSKDKQFHLSYYHYLKDQFPPVNYRLKDKQLTINDNQPNSFINTDGLLDIVLHLSQQNWVEERIPRLEVPKGTSLKELKGLVDIGDIALKNITIDTAELTVNVGPVKLSNVNIGTLHLDVDAGEIQLADVSLAPPIVKEGSSLLNKSSISLNTGDITATNLSLTGQNSIFTDIGNIDLQLNPKTAVNIEANTDLGSVSNHFQNQPNSQNRLILETDTGDIRVK, encoded by the coding sequence ATGAAATCATTTAACCGTTTTACCAAAACCTGTCTAACTCTTCTCTTTGTCGGACTCAGCCTTGCAGGTGCTGGCTTTCTACTAGGCGGTTGGAAGAATCTGAAACAAGAAGTCGCTCTCAATCGAAAGTTAGAAACCATTGACTTTGACAAGGTAGAGTCGCTTGATATTCAAACGAGTATCATTATCGCTCCGTCAAAAGATAAGCAGTTTCATCTGAGTTACTATCACTACCTGAAAGATCAGTTTCCGCCTGTAAACTACCGATTAAAAGATAAACAACTGACAATCAACGATAATCAGCCGAACTCGTTCATCAATACGGACGGTCTACTTGATATCGTTCTACATCTTAGTCAGCAAAATTGGGTTGAAGAACGCATCCCTCGCCTTGAAGTGCCTAAGGGAACAAGCCTAAAAGAGCTGAAAGGTCTTGTTGATATAGGAGATATTGCTCTTAAAAACATTACCATTGATACTGCCGAACTAACTGTCAATGTTGGCCCTGTCAAACTAAGTAACGTCAACATCGGTACACTCCATTTAGATGTCGATGCAGGAGAAATTCAACTGGCAGATGTCAGTCTAGCTCCCCCAATTGTCAAAGAAGGCTCTAGCCTGTTGAACAAAAGCTCGATTAGCTTAAATACCGGAGATATTACCGCAACTAACCTCAGCCTAACTGGACAAAATAGCATCTTTACAGACATCGGCAACATTGACCTGCAACTCAATCCTAAAACAGCTGTCAACATTGAAGCAAACACAGACCTCGGTAGCGTATCCAATCACTTCCAAAACCAACCCAACTCCCAGAATCGCCTCATTCTTGAGACAGATACAGGAGATATTCGGGTGAAGTAG
- a CDS encoding cation diffusion facilitator family transporter, which yields MQQQVQNLKLAERGAIVSITAYVLLSGAKLAAGSLFHSDALTADAFNNISDIIGNIAVLVGLKMAQKPADTDHKFGHWKMEDLASLMTSFIMFVVGFQVLHSTLQKLINKEVAEIDIMAAIIGVVSAIVMLAVYLYNKNLAKRVRSKALEATAKDNLSDALTSIGTSIAVVAAAFQFPIVDKLAAIIITFFILKTAYSIFMESFFTLSDGFDEELLNKYETDILKLPKISAVKSQRGRTYGANIYLDVVLEMNPDLSVYESHEVTEKVEQLLILKHGVFDVDIHVEPSEIPHDEMYEHVFDKLYRFESEIQAHEKGYEQLIEDTYLLIDEQGQYLNKDQMLQTHHVQSTYLTNFQMVSVSQKSKLVTFEIGNKVHTSLWRRHEVWQVVFHQITEKKLN from the coding sequence ATGCAGCAACAAGTACAGAATTTAAAACTGGCAGAACGTGGGGCCATTGTCTCTATCACCGCCTATGTCCTCCTATCTGGGGCAAAATTAGCAGCTGGCTCTCTCTTTCACTCGGACGCCCTCACGGCGGATGCCTTTAACAATATTTCCGATATTATCGGCAATATCGCTGTTCTAGTTGGGCTTAAAATGGCGCAGAAACCTGCAGACACAGATCATAAATTCGGCCATTGGAAAATGGAAGATTTGGCCAGTCTGATGACCTCTTTCATCATGTTTGTCGTTGGATTTCAGGTTCTGCATAGTACCCTTCAAAAACTGATTAATAAAGAAGTGGCTGAAATTGATATCATGGCAGCTATCATTGGAGTTGTATCTGCTATCGTTATGCTCGCTGTCTATCTTTACAATAAAAATTTAGCAAAAAGAGTTCGTTCCAAGGCTCTTGAAGCTACTGCTAAGGACAACTTATCTGATGCGCTGACGTCTATCGGGACATCGATTGCTGTTGTAGCAGCCGCCTTTCAATTTCCAATTGTCGATAAACTTGCAGCCATTATCATTACGTTTTTCATTTTAAAAACAGCCTATAGTATTTTCATGGAGAGTTTCTTTACTTTGTCAGACGGTTTTGATGAGGAGTTGCTTAACAAGTACGAAACAGATATTCTCAAACTCCCCAAGATTAGTGCCGTCAAATCCCAACGGGGTCGGACATACGGTGCCAACATCTATCTGGATGTTGTTTTAGAAATGAATCCTGACCTGTCTGTCTATGAAAGCCATGAAGTAACGGAGAAGGTAGAACAGCTCCTAATTTTAAAACACGGTGTCTTTGATGTGGATATCCATGTAGAGCCGTCTGAAATTCCTCACGATGAAATGTATGAGCATGTCTTTGATAAACTCTATCGCTTCGAATCCGAAATCCAGGCCCATGAAAAAGGCTATGAACAGCTGATTGAGGATACGTATCTCCTGATTGATGAACAAGGTCAATACCTCAATAAGGACCAAATGCTTCAAACACACCACGTTCAATCTACCTATCTGACCAATTTCCAAATGGTTTCAGTCAGCCAAAAATCAAAGCTAGTAACATTTGAAATCGGAAATAAAGTCCATACTTCTCTCTGGCGGCGCCATGAAGTCTGGCAAGTCGTCTTTCACCAAATAACAGAAAAAAAGCTGAACTAG
- a CDS encoding mannitol-1-phosphate 5-dehydrogenase — MEKAVHFGAGNIGRGFIGEILFENGFEIAFVDVNERIIDALNERGSYEIEIAEEGQRHIAVSSVRGINNATHPEEVVAAIAEADLVTTAIGPNILPFIAGLVAQGIEARKNAGNTQPLDVLACENMIGGSSFLYEEVKKHLSESGLAFAEEHIGFPNAAVDRIVPAQSHEDPLFVVVEPFNEWVVETHAMKNPDLKLDKVHYEANLEPFIERKLFSVNSGHATSAYTGAHFGAQTILEALQNPTVKEKVEAVLAEIRSLLVAKWGFEESTLKDYHKIIISRFENPFIIDDVARVARTPIRKLGYDERFIRPIRELRERGLSYDALLQTVRYIFEYKDQTDAQSLELQDLLAKESLAGVVEKVTGVTDQALVAEIVAAVEGK; from the coding sequence ATGGAAAAAGCAGTACATTTTGGTGCGGGAAATATTGGTCGTGGCTTTATTGGGGAAATTCTCTTTGAAAATGGCTTTGAAATAGCCTTTGTCGACGTCAATGAACGAATTATTGATGCGTTAAATGAACGTGGTAGCTATGAAATTGAGATTGCAGAAGAAGGGCAACGCCATATTGCTGTCTCAAGCGTACGTGGAATAAACAACGCTACTCACCCTGAGGAAGTAGTAGCAGCTATTGCAGAAGCAGATTTAGTGACTACAGCGATTGGTCCCAATATCCTTCCATTTATTGCTGGCTTGGTAGCACAAGGAATTGAAGCACGTAAGAACGCAGGAAATACGCAACCTCTCGATGTCCTAGCTTGCGAAAACATGATTGGTGGATCAAGTTTCCTCTATGAAGAAGTCAAGAAACACTTGTCCGAATCAGGTTTAGCCTTTGCAGAAGAGCATATCGGATTCCCGAATGCTGCGGTAGACCGTATTGTCCCAGCTCAAAGTCATGAAGATCCTCTTTTTGTAGTAGTAGAGCCTTTCAACGAGTGGGTTGTAGAAACCCATGCCATGAAAAATCCTGACTTAAAACTGGACAAGGTTCACTATGAAGCAAATCTTGAGCCATTTATTGAGCGGAAATTGTTCTCTGTTAACTCAGGACATGCTACTTCAGCTTATACTGGAGCACATTTCGGTGCACAAACCATTTTGGAAGCTCTGCAAAATCCAACTGTTAAAGAAAAAGTTGAAGCTGTCTTAGCAGAAATACGCAGCCTCCTCGTTGCCAAGTGGGGCTTTGAAGAATCAACACTAAAAGACTATCACAAGATTATTATCAGCCGGTTTGAAAATCCGTTTATTATTGATGATGTAGCGCGTGTAGCTCGTACACCGATTCGCAAATTAGGTTATGATGAGCGCTTCATCCGCCCAATCCGTGAATTGCGCGAGCGTGGCTTGTCTTATGATGCCCTACTTCAAACCGTTCGCTATATTTTTGAATACAAGGATCAAACAGATGCCCAATCCCTTGAATTACAGGACTTGCTTGCTAAGGAGTCACTTGCAGGTGTCGTTGAAAAAGTCACAGGTGTGACGGATCAAGCCCTTGTTGCGGAAATCGTTGCAGCAGTAGAAGGAAAGTAG
- a CDS encoding PTS sugar transporter subunit IIA, which produces MELQQELIQLNQTFATKEEAIRFCGQKLADAGHVNEAYIEAMIERNEELSVYMGNFIAIPHGTDAAKKEVHSSGITIVQVPAGVNFGTEADPKIATVLFGIAGLGDEHLEIIQKISIFCADVDNVVKLADAQSKEEVVALLNSVG; this is translated from the coding sequence ATGGAACTTCAACAAGAATTGATTCAATTAAACCAAACCTTTGCAACCAAAGAAGAAGCGATTCGCTTTTGTGGCCAAAAGTTAGCTGATGCAGGTCATGTCAATGAAGCCTATATCGAGGCAATGATTGAGCGCAATGAAGAATTATCCGTTTATATGGGCAATTTTATTGCTATTCCACACGGAACAGATGCAGCTAAAAAAGAAGTTCATTCATCAGGCATTACAATTGTCCAAGTACCTGCTGGTGTGAATTTTGGGACAGAAGCAGATCCGAAGATTGCAACGGTTCTCTTTGGAATTGCAGGTTTAGGTGATGAGCATTTGGAAATTATTCAAAAAATCTCTATCTTCTGTGCAGATGTAGATAATGTGGTCAAATTAGCAGATGCCCAGTCTAAAGAAGAAGTTGTTGCCTTGCTAAATAGTGTTGGATAA